One part of the Vitis riparia cultivar Riparia Gloire de Montpellier isolate 1030 chromosome 8, EGFV_Vit.rip_1.0, whole genome shotgun sequence genome encodes these proteins:
- the LOC117919555 gene encoding protein GAST1 has translation MARKPSIVMLSLSMMLLLLVQNNATITEAPTPQPQQSTNGFPMHGVTQGSLHPQECAPRCTTRCSKTAYKKPCMFFCQKCCAKCLCVPPGTYGNKQFCPCYNNWKTKRGGPKCP, from the exons ATGGCAAGAAAACCGAGCATTGTGATGCTCTCTCTTTCGATGATGCTTCTTTTACTAGTACAGAACAAC GCTACCATCACCGaggctccaactccacagcCGCAACAAAGCACAAACGGCTTTCCCATG CATGGTGTCACTCAAGGCAGCCTTCATCCTCAGG AGTGTGCGCCCCGTTGCACGACTAGATGCTCCAAAACAGCTTACAAGAAACCCTGCATGTTCTTCTGCCAGAAATGCTGTGCCAAGTGCTTGTGCGTGCCTCCAGGAACATATGGAAACAAGCAATTCTGCCCCTGCTACAATAACTGGAAGACCAAGAGAGGAGGACCCAAGTGCCCCTAG
- the LOC117920809 gene encoding uncharacterized protein LOC117920809, translating into MKMRRKCRVWWPKQLSLCRPSSSTALFGWFVSCSSASLDVVVAHAADEVLLSKNESGLQGILHCTNENMPVFLQETSAFTTLGHCAADFSCNGQLSSIEMDKDDQRKSNIHGHINLQNYQDGFGENYGQWSCGCQKLGELLEQCRQASIGNSNWMQFIYDSHEYFGSEIHWIPRLHHIHWNGQIVFDCDVHVVVYETPRFGVHHFLLCFGSSSEQVKNLLMKPKWVNELHQKQSLLDLDAVILAINSSNAAKIFFDRNVRPKRSSVQFPIVCMFSALIWNLLAISVASFSTLFYIILQLLSRFASYGSESWICIILAKAFCNTWKNIRIRCCQILYWPIFLRGDYHRSLSCVEYAEKAALHRHAMWSCIVVDLFLGSLIGLALLFHAESACLCVLKFAHDITNNLLRSGCVWLMGVPAGFKLNTELAGILGMISFNAIQIWSTLWFHMGFLFIYFIKGLAISGIILGVTIPAALMIDMIALATLHVSSVNWFLSLLYSLQIQALAALWRLFGGRKWNPLRRRLDSYDYTVEQHIVGSLLFTPLLLLLPTTSVFYIFFTILNTTICLLCILVEITISIIHATPYSKIFLWLMSPRRFPSGTWLEIISSQSNAIDSPEIGCLNEIGSPSTGTQQRKDSSERRSSVLVSFLRSNLLNIGQILLPHYKNMFSGVRGSFITSSARGLLTGRRMPSTLGTGLPAPMPWMSIPYKEYWRLCHDSVISGMQNPEHHLIQ; encoded by the exons atgaaaatgagaagaaagtgTAGGGTTTGGTGGCCAAAGCAGCTCTCTTTGTGTAGACCATCATCCTCCACTGCCCTTTTTGGGTGGTTCGTTTCCTGCTCTTCGGCTTCTCTGGATGTCGTTGTAGCCCACGCTGCTGATGAGGTTTTACTGTCTAAAAACGAATCTGGTCTTCAG GGGATCCTCCATTGTACGAATGAAAACATGCCTGTATTTCTTCAAGAAACATCAGCTTTCACTACTCTGGGTCACTGTGCAGCAGATTTTAGTTGTAACGGCCAATTGTCAAGCATTGAAATGGACAAAGATGATCAAAGAAAGTCGAACATTCATGGCCATATCAATTTGCAGAATTATCAAGACGGATTTGGAGAAAATTATGGACAATGGAGCTGCGGATGTCAGAAACTTGGCGAGTTATTAGAACAATGTAGGCAAGCTTCTATTGGAAATAGTAACTGGATGCAGTTCATATATGATTCTCATGAATATTTTGGTAGTGAAATTCATTGGATTCCTAGATTGCATCACATACATTGGAACGGGCAAATAGTTTTTGATTGTGATGTTCAC GTAGTAGTGTATGAGACTCCTAGATTTGGTGTCCACCATTTCTTGTTGTGTTTTGGAAGTTCTTCTGAGCAAGTAAAAAATCTTCTGATGAAACCCAAGTGGGTTAATGAACTTCACCAAAAGCAGTCGCTCCTTGACCTG GATGCTGTGATCTTGGCAATCAACAGTTCTAATGCTGCTAAAATATTCTTTGATAGAAATGTGCGGCCCAAAAGATCTTCTGTTCAGTTCCCCATTGTCTGCAT GTTCTCTGCCTTAATATGGAACCTACTTGCCATCTCCGTGGCTTCATTTTCCACTTTATTCTATATCATTCTTCAGCTTCTCAGTCGTTTTGCAAGTTATGGTTCGGAATCATGGATATGCATCATATTAGCAAAGGCATTCTGTAATACGTGGAAAAATATCCGAATCCGCTGTTGTCAGATCTTGTATTGGCCAATTTTCCTTAGAGGGGATTATCACAG GTCCCTGTCATGCGTGGAATATGCGGAGAAAGCTGCATTACATAGGCATGCCATGTGGTCATGTATCGTGGTTGATCTTTTTTTGGGGAGCTTGATTGGGTTGGCATTGTTATTTCATGCAGAATCTGCTTGCTTATGTGTCTTGAAATTTGCACACGATATTACGAACAATTTATTGCGTTCAGGCTGTGTGTGGTTGATGGGAGTACCGGCTGGATTTAAGTTAAACACAGAGCTGGCAGGAATTCTTGGCATGATTTCTTTTAATGCAATCCAAATCTGGTCTACCCTCTGGTTCCATATGGGTTTCCTcttcatttatttcattaaagGGCTTGCCATATCTGGGATTATTTTAGGGGTGACCATACCTGCTGCTCTGATGATAGACATGATTGCACTGGCAACACTACATGTGTCAAGTGTAAATTGGTTCCTCTCACTCTTGTATTCACTGCAGATACAAGCCTTAGCAGCTCTATGGCGCCTTTTCGG GGGTCGAAAGTGGAATCCTCTTCGTCGAAGGCTCGATAGCTATGACTACACTGTAGAGCAACACATAGTTGGATCACTTCTATTTACACCACTATTACTTCTACTACCAACAACTtctgttttctatatttttttcaccATTCTGAATACAACCATCTGCCTTCTTTGTATACTGGTTGAGATCACTATATCTATAATACATGCTACACCTTATAGCAAAATTTTCCTTTGGTTGATGAGCCCGAGAAGATTTCCCTCTGGGACATGGCTTGAAATTATCTCTTCTCAGAGTAATGCCATTGATTCTCCAGAGATTGGGTGCCTTAATGAAATTGGTTCACCATCTACGGGTACACAGCAAAGAAAGGATTCAAGTGAAAGGAGATCCAGTGTTTTGGTTTCATTTCTTCGCAGCAACCTTTTGAACATAG GACAAATACTGTTACCTCACtataaaaacatgttttctgGTGTTCGTGGGTCATTTATCACGTCATCAGCTCGTGGTTTGCTCACTGGGAGAAG AATGCCATCGACTTTGGGGACTGGTCTTCCTGCACCAATGCCATGGATGTCCATCCCCTACAAAGAGTATTGGCGCCTTTGTCATGATTCAGTTATTTCAGGCATGCAGAACCCTGAACATCATCTGATTCAGTGA